A part of Phosphitispora fastidiosa genomic DNA contains:
- a CDS encoding GLUG motif-containing protein, producing MKIASRILLFAAGMVLVLAVMFFGGGTALAQGGFAGGTGTLEDPWLIETPEQLARIAETVYSDSHFKLNTDIDLTGYLSEGGGGWNDGAGWEPVGTWIDVSDPGNPFTGSFDGGGHTISNLYINRDETEGVGLFGYTNGAVIKDVRLENADITGYCYVGSLVGYNKNSTIDGSSTDSVVIQGYGSIGGLVGYNREGTIINSNAAGNVTGTFYTIGGLAGSNALGEITNSYAEAVVQGDYMVGGLVGDNSNGSIESSYATGTVSDIAVPDPESEGYFGGLVGRNTYDGTITDSYATGNVDGTVYVGGLAGSNKDGGIITNSYATGDVTGANHVGGLVGFNFLDDYLFYDDPQINGCYARGAVAGTQYIGGLVGVNDGGKITQAYAAGAVTGTDYVGGLVGSNNSPITSITGSYYDSETTGSETGDGESKTTIQMQTPVTFIDWDFAAVWGINPEQNGGYPFFRWQAEYTDAQFAGGTGEAATPYQVAAPWQLNNARLYLDKHFILVADINLSTYLSAGGGGYNEGEGWEPVGTSENPFTGSFDGAWYAISNLLTDKPGTNYVGLFGYVGENGEIRNLGLDNVDVTGGDYVGGLAGFNYKGTITNSRVMGSVNGFDTIGGLTGQNQGTVTGCYAIVDVTGAQNAGGLSGLNFQSDIENSYAAGTANGDYYIGGLVGYNYSSGSITNSYATVVVEGNSSVAGLGVNDDGTITSSFWDTQTSGQSGASGGTGKTTAEMKQQTTFTGNGWDFDNIWEINVGTYPYLSWQTDNYDFAPPVFASVYPQADNVTHNALDLLLQIDENATACYVVLSDEAAAPTAAQVRAGTGADDEVLDANRKGSIGLTTGTEETVSITGLEPETSYHIYVTAEDAAGNLQPDLLMAMTAVTTIEASDTTVNIAAIPGVTPPATGGVPVTTINETEQYTGTISWEPDHDPIQGETVYTAVITLTAKEGFTFNGVAAGFFTVAGAETVTNEVNSGVVTAVFPETAAVPETQYITVTSTGPVNGATGVSLTPTVTITFSENIEADSSYGGITMKNAGGGTVGISKSISGKVLTITPDSSLSYSTTYTVTVPVAALKSTATGANLEEQYQISFTVRSAPSGGSGGSRSSTPVYNAAITGGSASGTGLSIDVSTRPGSAVVNLGEQAGDILDGEGITVITVPTIPGVNNYTLEIPGSSLSGTLGENILTFSTDSGSITIPDNMLSGTGLEDKGDIGITIGEGDKSGLPDYVRDDIGDRPIIRLTLTLNQEQTDWNNSDARVTVSIPYQPTADELANPEHITIWYIDGAGNVVEMPNGRYDPGTGTVTFSTTHFSRYAVVYVTKTFDDLESAVWAKKPIEVLASKGILKGISEKEYAPQTNITRADFLYYLVRTLGVDARVDGNFDDISRDAYYYKEIGIAKKLGITHGTGNNKFSPDESITRLDMMVLAERALRMLEKLEVQGTASDLDRFADKSLIADYASDSIASVVREGLIVGSGDRLNPLGHTTRAEAAAFLYRIYNKY from the coding sequence ATGAAAATAGCAAGCAGAATCCTGCTGTTTGCAGCAGGCATGGTCTTGGTACTGGCTGTAATGTTTTTCGGAGGCGGTACGGCCTTGGCCCAAGGCGGATTTGCAGGTGGTACAGGTACTTTGGAAGACCCCTGGCTGATTGAGACCCCTGAGCAGTTGGCCAGGATTGCGGAAACGGTTTATAGCGACAGCCATTTCAAATTGAATACCGACATTGACCTTACCGGTTACCTGTCGGAGGGAGGCGGCGGCTGGAATGATGGCGCGGGCTGGGAGCCCGTCGGCACGTGGATCGACGTATCGGATCCGGGTAATCCCTTCACCGGTAGTTTCGACGGTGGCGGGCATACCATCAGCAACCTTTACATCAACCGGGATGAGACGGAGGGTGTGGGACTATTCGGTTACACGAATGGCGCTGTCATTAAAGACGTGAGGCTGGAGAATGCTGATATTACCGGTTATTGTTACGTCGGCAGCCTGGTGGGCTACAATAAAAACAGCACTATTGACGGTTCTTCCACTGATTCGGTGGTAATACAGGGCTATGGGTCAATAGGCGGCCTGGTGGGGTACAATCGTGAAGGCACGATCATTAACTCAAATGCCGCAGGCAATGTAACCGGTACTTTTTATACAATCGGCGGCCTGGCGGGCAGCAATGCTTTGGGAGAGATTACTAACTCATACGCCGAGGCTGTTGTACAAGGGGATTATATGGTCGGCGGCCTGGTGGGAGATAACTCTAACGGAAGCATTGAAAGCTCTTACGCTACAGGCACTGTGTCGGACATTGCTGTCCCAGATCCTGAAAGCGAGGGATACTTCGGCGGATTGGTAGGGCGTAACACTTACGATGGAACGATCACCGATTCCTATGCCACGGGCAATGTAGACGGCACTGTTTATGTCGGCGGCTTGGCGGGAAGTAATAAAGACGGCGGAATTATCACCAACTCTTACGCCACCGGTGATGTGACCGGCGCCAATCATGTCGGCGGTCTGGTGGGGTTCAATTTTCTGGATGACTATCTTTTTTACGATGATCCCCAGATTAACGGCTGCTATGCCAGAGGCGCCGTGGCAGGGACTCAATACATCGGTGGTTTGGTGGGGGTAAATGACGGCGGTAAGATTACTCAAGCTTACGCTGCCGGCGCTGTCACCGGCACTGATTATGTCGGCGGTTTGGTGGGGAGTAATAACAGTCCCATTACCTCCATTACCGGTTCTTATTACGACAGTGAAACCACTGGTTCGGAAACCGGTGATGGTGAATCTAAAACCACAATTCAGATGCAAACCCCTGTTACTTTTATTGATTGGGATTTTGCCGCGGTCTGGGGAATAAATCCGGAACAAAACGGCGGTTATCCTTTCTTTAGATGGCAGGCGGAATACACAGATGCCCAATTTGCCGGCGGCACGGGCGAGGCTGCAACACCATATCAGGTGGCGGCGCCGTGGCAGCTAAACAATGCAAGACTTTATCTGGATAAGCATTTTATCCTGGTGGCAGATATTAACCTGTCCACTTACCTATCGGCAGGAGGTGGAGGTTATAACGAGGGTGAAGGTTGGGAGCCCGTCGGTACAAGTGAAAATCCTTTCACAGGCAGCTTCGACGGCGCCTGGTATGCCATCAGTAACCTCCTTACAGATAAGCCGGGGACCAATTATGTGGGTTTGTTCGGTTATGTAGGCGAGAATGGCGAAATTCGTAATCTGGGTCTCGATAATGTGGATGTCACCGGCGGAGATTACGTTGGCGGTCTGGCAGGGTTTAACTACAAAGGAACAATTACCAACTCCCGCGTTATGGGCAGTGTTAACGGCTTCGACACTATCGGCGGCCTGACCGGGCAAAACCAGGGTACCGTTACCGGTTGCTATGCCATAGTTGATGTTACCGGCGCCCAAAACGCTGGCGGCTTATCGGGATTAAACTTCCAAAGTGACATCGAAAACTCCTACGCTGCAGGCACTGCAAATGGTGATTATTACATTGGCGGGTTGGTAGGGTATAACTACTCAAGCGGCAGTATCACTAATTCTTACGCCACAGTCGTTGTCGAGGGCAATAGTTCAGTCGCCGGGCTGGGAGTGAACGATGACGGTACGATCACCAGTTCATTTTGGGACACCCAGACATCAGGTCAGTCAGGCGCTTCCGGCGGCACAGGAAAAACTACCGCGGAAATGAAACAGCAAACTACTTTTACGGGAAACGGGTGGGATTTTGATAATATATGGGAAATTAATGTGGGCACATATCCTTATCTTTCATGGCAGACCGATAATTATGACTTTGCCCCTCCTGTCTTTGCCAGTGTTTACCCGCAGGCTGACAATGTTACCCATAATGCATTGGACCTGCTGCTTCAAATAGATGAAAACGCCACCGCTTGCTACGTGGTATTGTCCGATGAGGCCGCTGCGCCCACCGCCGCCCAGGTCAGGGCAGGTACCGGCGCTGATGATGAAGTGTTGGATGCAAACCGTAAGGGAAGCATCGGGCTAACGACCGGCACGGAAGAAACGGTATCCATTACCGGACTGGAACCGGAAACGTCCTACCATATCTACGTGACAGCCGAGGATGCCGCCGGCAACCTGCAGCCTGATTTGCTGATGGCCATGACGGCGGTGACTACGATAGAAGCGTCAGACACCACCGTCAACATTGCAGCTATCCCCGGCGTAACCCCTCCGGCAACTGGCGGCGTTCCGGTGACAACTATTAATGAAACAGAGCAGTACACCGGAACCATAAGCTGGGAGCCAGACCATGACCCGATCCAGGGGGAAACGGTGTATACAGCTGTTATAACCTTGACAGCTAAAGAAGGCTTTACTTTTAATGGCGTGGCTGCCGGCTTCTTTACAGTAGCGGGAGCCGAAACAGTGACTAATGAAGTCAATTCAGGAGTTGTAACGGCAGTATTCCCGGAGACAGCAGCAGTACCTGAAACGCAATATATCACAGTAACGTCCACCGGCCCGGTGAACGGCGCCACGGGTGTATCGCTGACGCCGACCGTTACCATAACCTTCAGCGAGAACATAGAGGCGGACAGCAGTTACGGCGGCATTACGATGAAAAACGCCGGAGGCGGCACCGTAGGCATCAGCAAAAGCATCAGCGGCAAAGTATTGACCATCACCCCGGACAGCAGCCTCTCCTATAGCACCACTTACACGGTAACCGTACCGGTGGCAGCCTTAAAAAGCACCGCCACGGGGGCTAACCTGGAAGAACAGTACCAAATCAGCTTCACTGTCCGGTCAGCGCCTTCGGGTGGAAGCGGAGGCAGCAGAAGTAGTACACCTGTTTACAATGCCGCGATTACAGGCGGCAGTGCTTCGGGAACCGGCTTATCGATTGATGTCAGCACCCGGCCGGGCAGCGCAGTGGTTAACCTGGGAGAACAGGCGGGAGATATTCTGGACGGTGAAGGAATTACGGTCATCACAGTACCCACCATCCCCGGAGTGAATAATTACACTTTGGAAATCCCCGGTTCTTCACTGTCCGGTACTTTAGGGGAAAACATCCTTACCTTCTCTACCGATTCCGGCAGTATTACTATACCGGACAACATGCTGTCCGGCACCGGATTAGAGGATAAAGGCGATATAGGGATTACCATAGGCGAAGGAGATAAATCCGGATTGCCGGACTATGTGAGGGATGACATTGGCGACAGACCCATTATCCGGCTTACCCTGACTTTGAACCAGGAGCAAACCGACTGGAACAATTCCGATGCCCGGGTTACGGTATCTATACCCTATCAGCCCACAGCCGATGAGCTTGCCAACCCCGAGCATATCACGATATGGTACATAGACGGTGCGGGCAATGTGGTGGAAATGCCCAATGGCCGCTATGACCCCGGAACCGGAACCGTAACCTTCAGCACTACCCATTTCAGCCGGTATGCAGTGGTATATGTAACCAAAACCTTTGACGATCTGGAAAGTGCTGTATGGGCTAAGAAGCCCATCGAAGTTCTTGCCTCTAAAGGCATATTGAAGGGCATATCGGAAAAGGAATACGCCCCACAGACAAATATAACAAGGGCGGACTTCCTGTATTACCTGGTCAGAACCCTGGGAGTTGATGCAAGGGTTGACGGAAACTTTGATGACATAAGCCGGGACGCCTATTATTACAAAGAGATAGGCATAGCTAAAAAGCTGGGTATCACCCATGGTACGGGAAACAACAAATTCAGCCCTGACGAGAGCATCACAAGGCTTGATATGATGGTATTGGCAGAGAGAGCGCTAAGAATGTTGGAAAAGCTTGAAGTGCAGGGTACGGCTTCAGACCTTGACAGGTTTGCCGACAAATCACTGATAGCGGACTATGCCTCAGATAGCATAGCCTCCGTTGTCAGGGAAGGATTGATCGTTGGCAGCGGCGACAGGCTTAATCCCCTTGGCCATACCACAAGAGCGGAGGCAGCGGCGTTCCTGTACAGGATATATAACAAGTATTGA
- a CDS encoding LuxR C-terminal-related transcriptional regulator, translating into NERIFGGGNKTASFSQPPRQRFRSTKETFELMPKEIMAYYKTCGITLSDSEAQQLYADTEGWISALHLIMLEYAATGSYTPAESIYKLIEKAVYIPLPDDIKEFLITLCIFDSFTLKQATYMWGQENAGRFLDRLTGNNSFVKYDSKFKTYHIHTIFTEFLKELLERKEVSNQQNLYRKAAQWFMENGDYPSARRYYYESGDFDGILLALEADRSNDYTALNKELLTKYMAECPEEIKSRHHYALLIYAMYLFVHKELELFHKTCDELRVNIERDEGLDPGMRNRFLGEYELLLSFAEFNDLKKMSVRHQKAWQLLNQPTSIYDTGMNWTFGSPSVLSLYYRESGRLEEHIRDLKKAMPHFNRLTKGHGSGAEYVMEAESCFNQGDFENAEILAEKALLKAKSGKDENIVFSAQYFQILIAFMKGNLSRVMELMNIIHEYMPDTNEYYFIHTVEICEGCIYAYLDQTDKLPERLLKVDFGNPRLRFPAYPFFNVMYGRALLIKGEYLKLIGSAEHFISIASVFSNLLGYIYTYIYLAAAYRKIFREDEALSSLKKALDVAMPDKQYMLFAENCDYIAPLLEKIAAEGSYREDIAKILTLYKTFKSSKEQMIKEYFTEQKPKLTLREIEVARLAAAGMTNIEIGRQLFISPNTVKMTLKSIYAKLSINNRVLLQQHLNGLGL; encoded by the coding sequence GAATGAACGAATTTTTGGGGGAGGAAACAAAACAGCCAGTTTTAGCCAGCCACCGCGTCAGCGGTTTCGTTCAACAAAGGAAACCTTCGAGCTTATGCCAAAGGAAATCATGGCGTATTACAAGACCTGCGGGATAACCCTTAGTGACAGTGAAGCACAGCAGCTTTATGCGGATACTGAGGGATGGATCAGCGCCCTGCACCTGATCATGCTGGAATACGCAGCCACGGGCAGCTATACGCCAGCCGAAAGCATCTATAAGCTGATTGAAAAGGCTGTATATATACCGCTTCCGGATGATATAAAAGAGTTCTTGATTACGCTGTGCATTTTTGACAGCTTTACGCTTAAACAAGCCACATATATGTGGGGGCAGGAAAATGCCGGTCGGTTCCTTGACCGGCTCACCGGTAATAACTCCTTCGTTAAATATGACAGCAAGTTTAAAACCTATCATATTCACACCATCTTCACAGAATTCCTGAAAGAACTGCTTGAGAGAAAAGAGGTAAGCAATCAACAAAACCTTTATAGAAAAGCGGCACAGTGGTTCATGGAAAACGGTGATTACCCCTCAGCCCGGCGATATTATTATGAGAGCGGGGATTTTGACGGTATTTTGCTGGCCCTGGAAGCGGACAGATCTAACGATTATACCGCTTTGAACAAAGAGCTGCTCACAAAGTATATGGCCGAATGTCCGGAGGAGATCAAGTCCCGGCACCACTATGCGCTGCTCATCTATGCCATGTACTTGTTTGTCCACAAAGAGCTTGAATTGTTTCATAAAACATGCGATGAACTCAGGGTCAATATAGAAAGGGATGAAGGCCTGGACCCCGGCATGCGAAACAGGTTTCTGGGCGAATATGAGCTTTTGCTCAGTTTTGCTGAATTCAATGACCTGAAAAAAATGTCGGTACGACATCAAAAGGCCTGGCAATTGTTGAATCAGCCGACATCCATTTATGATACCGGAATGAATTGGACTTTTGGGTCACCATCGGTATTGAGTCTGTATTACAGAGAAAGCGGCAGGCTCGAAGAGCATATAAGAGATTTAAAAAAGGCCATGCCTCACTTTAACCGTCTCACAAAGGGACATGGTTCAGGTGCGGAATATGTCATGGAGGCCGAAAGCTGCTTTAATCAGGGTGATTTTGAAAATGCTGAGATTCTGGCGGAAAAGGCATTGCTTAAGGCGAAGTCAGGTAAGGACGAAAATATTGTTTTTAGCGCACAATACTTTCAGATACTTATTGCTTTCATGAAAGGTAATTTATCCAGGGTAATGGAGCTTATGAATATAATTCATGAGTATATGCCGGACACAAACGAGTATTATTTTATCCATACGGTTGAAATCTGTGAGGGCTGCATCTACGCCTACCTTGACCAAACGGATAAACTACCTGAAAGGCTGCTGAAAGTTGATTTTGGCAATCCCCGGCTGAGATTTCCCGCATATCCGTTTTTTAATGTCATGTATGGCAGGGCGCTGTTAATCAAAGGAGAATACTTAAAGCTGATTGGCAGTGCGGAGCATTTTATCTCCATAGCCTCTGTTTTTTCCAATCTGCTGGGATATATTTATACATACATTTATCTGGCGGCAGCATATAGAAAGATATTCAGGGAGGATGAAGCGCTGTCCAGTCTGAAAAAGGCCCTTGATGTTGCCATGCCGGACAAGCAGTACATGCTCTTTGCGGAAAACTGTGATTACATTGCACCCCTCCTTGAGAAAATTGCCGCAGAAGGCAGTTACCGGGAGGATATTGCCAAAATATTGACACTGTATAAGACCTTCAAGAGTTCCAAAGAGCAAATGATTAAAGAATATTTTACGGAACAAAAGCCCAAGCTTACCCTAAGGGAAATCGAGGTAGCCCGTCTGGCGGCAGCGGGAATGACCAACATCGAAATAGGAAGACAGCTTTTCATATCGCCCAATACGGTAAAAATGACGTTAAAATCCATCTATGCAAAGCTTTCCATCAATAACAGGGTACTGTTGCAACAGCATTTGAATGGCCTTGGTTTGTAA
- a CDS encoding DUF2442 domain-containing protein — protein sequence MIRIKGVIPKSGCRLEVQLENGSSIILDFSDRLHTVRFGLLTDRDFFRRAVTDGDFVRWDNKIEISVSEIFQLAQKEKFPSA from the coding sequence ATGATTAGAATAAAAGGTGTCATACCGAAGAGTGGCTGCCGTTTGGAGGTACAGCTTGAAAACGGCAGCAGCATTATACTGGATTTTTCAGACAGGCTGCATACCGTCCGCTTTGGTTTGCTTACCGACAGAGACTTTTTCCGGCGTGCAGTCACAGATGGCGACTTTGTCAGGTGGGATAACAAAATCGAAATATCCGTCAGCGAGATATTTCAACTGGCACAAAAAGAAAAATTCCCGTCCGCATGA